One window from the genome of Candidatus Hinthialibacter antarcticus encodes:
- a CDS encoding glycosyltransferase, whose product MKLLAKTLLLIGVGPLPFYNSDRLYGFGIRAWQFALPLLRAGHHVVLATCEFGVQRETNINIDYQTDPSSWGDLEHVALPEPNVRNTNLILTRLEDLIARKRPDAIITAGSSIATNLASYLKTDVPVWMDMFGDLFAEVQAKSPFMRDALQIEHFHQTLSRVLLRGDCFSVVSEMQRGAAIGQLGLIGRLNRYTLSEELVWTIPCALNGEISPVRGESILRGGEVNSSDFLVLCSGGFNTWADVDTLFLAIEGAMEKNRRVQCVVTGGAIAGHHEDGYNRFRSLISKSAYESRFHLMGWVSNEDVAQLTLECDLGINIDLPIYESVLGSRNRFLYWMQCGVPILSTLTTEISHLLSREGLIVGIPTGDEKLATAKILEMAANPAKAKARAVKAKRFAYEYFSFESTTQPLLNWVENPVRASDNVEREFRGGQPFHRVDEMWLNWAFPGRDDKSGIIPRFRRPIIKTKPQGKSWWQRLWGV is encoded by the coding sequence GTGAAACTTTTGGCTAAAACGCTGTTGCTGATCGGCGTCGGACCGCTGCCGTTCTATAATTCCGACCGACTGTACGGATTCGGCATCCGCGCCTGGCAGTTCGCCCTGCCGCTCTTGCGGGCGGGACACCACGTCGTATTGGCGACCTGCGAATTCGGCGTCCAACGCGAAACCAATATCAATATTGATTATCAGACCGATCCCAGCAGTTGGGGCGACCTCGAACACGTCGCCCTGCCCGAACCCAACGTACGCAATACCAACCTGATCCTGACGCGGCTCGAAGACTTGATCGCCCGCAAGCGCCCCGACGCCATCATCACCGCCGGGTCGTCCATCGCCACCAATTTGGCGTCCTATTTAAAAACCGACGTTCCGGTCTGGATGGACATGTTCGGCGACCTGTTCGCCGAGGTGCAAGCCAAAAGCCCGTTCATGCGCGACGCCTTACAGATCGAACACTTTCATCAGACGCTTTCGCGGGTGTTGCTGCGCGGCGATTGCTTTTCGGTGGTCTCAGAGATGCAGCGCGGCGCCGCCATCGGCCAGTTGGGTCTGATTGGCCGTCTCAACCGCTACACGCTTTCGGAAGAATTGGTCTGGACCATCCCTTGCGCGTTGAACGGCGAAATTTCGCCAGTGCGCGGCGAATCCATCCTGCGCGGCGGTGAAGTCAACTCCAGCGACTTTTTGGTTTTATGCAGCGGCGGCTTCAACACCTGGGCTGACGTAGACACTCTCTTTCTCGCCATTGAAGGCGCGATGGAAAAAAACCGCCGCGTTCAATGCGTGGTCACTGGCGGCGCCATCGCCGGACACCATGAAGACGGCTATAACCGCTTTCGCAGTTTGATTTCAAAAAGCGCGTATGAGTCGCGCTTTCACCTGATGGGCTGGGTCAGCAACGAAGACGTCGCCCAACTCACGCTGGAATGCGACCTTGGCATTAACATCGACCTGCCCATTTATGAATCCGTGCTAGGCAGCCGCAACCGCTTTCTCTATTGGATGCAATGCGGCGTACCGATATTGAGTACGCTAACCACCGAAATCTCTCACCTGTTGTCCCGCGAAGGTTTAATCGTCGGAATCCCCACTGGCGACGAGAAACTGGCGACGGCGAAAATTCTCGAAATGGCCGCGAATCCCGCCAAGGCCAAAGCGCGGGCGGTTAAAGCCAAGCGTTTTGCGTATGAATATTTCTCCTTCGAATCCACCACGCAGCCGCTGTTAAACTGGGTGGAAAATCCAGTGCGCGCCTCCGACAACGTCGAGCGCGAATTTCGCGGCGGGCAGCCCTTTCACCGCGTGGATGAGATGTGGTTGAATTGGGCGTTCCCGGGCCGCGACGACAAGTCGGGCATCATCCCCCGCTTTCGCCGCCCGATCATTAAAACCAAGCCGCAAGGCAAGAGCTGGTGGCAACGCCTCTGGGGCGTGTAG
- a CDS encoding aspartate aminotransferase family protein has protein sequence MTFDLRAVLSDSIGNARSLHDEFGNTVFARVLELIGFNHEYVSGEGCYIETLDGRKIYDSLSGYGVFGMGRNHPVMKDALRQALDLNLPNLVQMDCVLLSGLLAEKLISIAPGDRLQRVFFTNSGTEAMEGAIKFARAATKRTTILFRKGAFHGLSTGALALNGDDSFRNGFGDLLPGCEQVEWENLSELERKLRTKTVAAVAIEPVRGKGVFYPENESLYQNIQQLCRETGTLFIADEIQCGLGRTGKWWACEHWRLSPDILLTSKALSGGIVPVGAILYSDEVYRGVFNTLDRCVVHSSTFGQNVFAMVAGLAALHVIETEGLVERSAVLGARLLKGLNALKEKHEFIKDVRGKGLMCAVEFGSPRSMRLKPAWMLLHAAENGLFAQAVVMQLIKNHDILSQVAGHHQEVVKFLPPLISSEEELDRLVDALDSVLNECRRFPGPLWSVGKQLAGAAAKQHLFARAAGRS, from the coding sequence ATGACCTTCGATCTTCGCGCCGTTCTCTCGGATTCTATCGGCAACGCCCGTTCGCTGCATGACGAGTTTGGCAACACCGTCTTCGCTCGCGTGTTGGAACTGATTGGTTTCAACCATGAATACGTCAGCGGCGAGGGGTGTTATATCGAAACCCTGGACGGGCGAAAAATTTACGATTCGCTGTCCGGCTATGGCGTGTTTGGCATGGGGCGCAACCACCCCGTTATGAAAGACGCTCTCCGCCAGGCGCTCGATTTGAACCTGCCCAATCTGGTGCAGATGGATTGCGTTCTGCTGAGCGGCCTGCTCGCAGAAAAATTAATCTCCATCGCGCCGGGCGACCGCTTGCAGCGGGTGTTTTTCACCAATTCCGGCACAGAAGCGATGGAAGGCGCCATTAAATTCGCCCGCGCCGCCACCAAGCGCACGACGATTCTGTTCCGCAAGGGTGCGTTTCACGGCCTCAGCACCGGCGCGTTGGCGTTGAACGGAGACGATTCATTCCGCAACGGCTTTGGTGATTTATTGCCGGGATGCGAACAAGTTGAGTGGGAAAATTTATCGGAATTAGAACGCAAACTGCGCACAAAAACCGTCGCCGCAGTGGCGATTGAACCGGTGCGCGGTAAAGGCGTGTTTTATCCTGAGAATGAATCTCTCTATCAGAATATTCAGCAATTATGCCGCGAAACGGGCACGCTGTTCATCGCCGATGAAATTCAATGCGGCCTGGGTCGCACCGGCAAATGGTGGGCGTGCGAGCATTGGCGTCTGTCGCCGGATATTTTATTGACCTCAAAGGCGCTCAGCGGCGGCATAGTCCCCGTCGGCGCAATTTTATATTCTGATGAAGTCTATCGCGGCGTGTTCAATACGCTCGACCGCTGCGTGGTGCATTCCAGCACCTTCGGTCAGAACGTATTCGCGATGGTCGCCGGGCTGGCGGCGCTTCACGTCATCGAGACCGAAGGGCTGGTCGAACGCTCTGCGGTTTTGGGTGCGCGGCTGTTGAAGGGCTTGAACGCCTTGAAAGAGAAGCACGAGTTCATCAAAGACGTGCGCGGCAAGGGCCTCATGTGCGCGGTCGAATTCGGATCGCCGCGTTCGATGCGGCTCAAACCCGCCTGGATGCTGCTGCACGCCGCTGAAAATGGCTTGTTCGCGCAAGCCGTGGTGATGCAATTAATCAAAAATCATGATATCCTTAGCCAGGTGGCGGGCCATCATCAAGAAGTCGTTAAATTTTTGCCGCCGCTGATTTCCAGCGAAGAGGAACTTGACCGGTTGGTCGATGCGTTGGATTCTGTATTGAATGAATGCCGCCGCTTTCCCGGCCCGTTGTGGTCGGTCGGCAAACAATTAGCGGGAGCGGCAGCCAAACAACATCTTTTCGCGCGGGCCGCCGGCCGCTCGTAG
- a CDS encoding MMPL family transporter — MRHAIFHLIHAIVARHPIAVALLSVIAAGALGWYGAVKMELITDQDKLLSPELEYHRRYMDFMERFGDLEFLYILIEGPDKQSMTDFADSLAQRLRGSEDVKSVVYTFPTAWMREYVLHYAPLDDLQTLDSELAANREDIQTLYDYQNIDLVLDEIGDGISANAIASSTQSAATGELETIIEALNGTFKDPFAAFQQLEDELDKALPGDAQYMWSDKGNSLLMLVMPSKDFSTLSVIEKPLRRIRADIQLTELDFDRKVTAGLTGRPALQADEMATTNQDMLNASFYALIGVSILFVFFFREVSRPALTMLTLLMAMGWTFGFVALTLGHLNLLSTVFALVLIGLGVDFGIHFLHRYQEELGSTGDPKEAALFSLQHAGSGIVTGALTSSIAFLLALFTNFLGLAELGYVAGVGILFCLAGMLITLPALLIAFDTRIGALHVPTPVHLLGLRHGVRHPRTLALVLVALSIYAAPSAIHVRFDDNLLDLQADNLESVEYEHKLMEESDYSTWYCAFQEPDMESVRETIALLKADPTVAGMESLADVMPKTPGQTQPLLDSIQKNLSQSAAYEAVEYFPNVYVARGLRDSISALLLKIERMKQQAEQASQAPQSGASGGLSLEDIPQEQLAMMTPEQIAQLKAMQEAAQSGRTVEAPTFEISESEQARLDQLSRLAEALSGNKEALSQKLTRANALLFENARSSLKRVAQWAAAPAPTPETLPEEFQMLYVGRDGSLLVMAFPKENIWVTEQMEAFVGAMREIDPLVTGTPIQVYESSILMRNAFAQIGLLSLAAVAVMVFLDFLSIKALFFVMGPLLLGVFWMMCVMGEFGLHLNLANFFAIPILIGIGVDNAVHFYHRFEETRDVEKTMYTTGTTLTLTTLTTCVGFGSLIFASHKGLASFGALMALGTATCWFSCVIVLPAMLKLFGMGGDHHRYSIDSTG; from the coding sequence ATGAGACATGCAATTTTCCATCTAATCCACGCCATCGTGGCCCGGCATCCAATTGCGGTGGCGCTGCTGTCCGTCATTGCGGCTGGCGCGTTGGGTTGGTACGGCGCGGTCAAGATGGAACTCATCACCGACCAGGACAAACTGCTCTCTCCCGAACTCGAATATCACCGTCGATACATGGATTTTATGGAGCGCTTCGGCGATCTGGAATTTCTCTATATTCTCATTGAAGGCCCCGACAAACAAAGCATGACCGATTTCGCCGACTCGTTGGCGCAGCGCCTGCGTGGAAGCGAAGACGTTAAATCAGTCGTGTATACCTTTCCCACTGCATGGATGCGCGAATACGTCTTGCATTACGCTCCGCTTGATGATTTACAGACGCTCGACTCAGAACTCGCCGCCAACCGCGAAGACATTCAAACGCTCTATGACTATCAAAACATTGATCTGGTGTTAGATGAAATCGGGGACGGCATCAGCGCAAACGCGATTGCCTCATCGACCCAAAGCGCCGCGACCGGCGAGTTGGAAACCATCATCGAGGCGTTGAATGGTACGTTCAAAGACCCATTCGCGGCGTTTCAGCAATTAGAAGACGAACTCGACAAAGCCTTGCCCGGCGACGCGCAATATATGTGGTCTGATAAAGGCAACTCGCTGTTGATGTTGGTCATGCCCTCGAAGGATTTTTCAACTCTAAGCGTGATCGAGAAGCCGCTGCGCCGCATCCGCGCCGATATCCAACTGACCGAGTTGGATTTTGACCGCAAAGTGACCGCCGGGTTGACGGGGCGCCCGGCGCTGCAAGCCGATGAAATGGCGACCACCAACCAGGACATGCTCAACGCCAGTTTCTATGCGCTCATCGGCGTCTCGATATTGTTTGTCTTTTTCTTCCGTGAAGTCAGCCGCCCTGCGTTGACGATGTTGACGCTGTTGATGGCGATGGGCTGGACGTTCGGCTTTGTTGCATTGACGTTGGGGCACCTCAATTTGCTTTCGACGGTTTTCGCGCTGGTGCTCATCGGTCTGGGCGTTGATTTCGGCATCCATTTTCTACACCGCTATCAGGAAGAACTGGGCTCGACCGGCGACCCGAAAGAAGCCGCGCTGTTTTCGCTGCAACACGCTGGCTCGGGCATCGTCACCGGCGCGCTCACCTCGTCGATTGCGTTTTTGTTGGCGCTGTTTACCAATTTTCTGGGACTGGCCGAGCTGGGCTACGTCGCGGGCGTCGGCATTCTCTTTTGCCTGGCGGGCATGTTAATCACGCTGCCTGCGTTGCTGATTGCGTTTGATACGCGTATTGGCGCGCTGCATGTTCCGACGCCGGTCCACCTGTTGGGGCTGCGCCACGGCGTACGGCATCCCCGCACCTTGGCGCTCGTCTTGGTCGCGCTTTCGATTTACGCGGCGCCGAGTGCGATTCATGTGCGCTTTGACGACAATCTTCTCGATTTACAAGCAGACAATCTGGAGTCGGTCGAATACGAGCACAAATTGATGGAAGAATCCGACTATTCCACCTGGTATTGCGCGTTTCAGGAACCGGACATGGAGTCGGTGCGCGAAACAATCGCTTTGTTGAAGGCTGATCCGACTGTCGCGGGGATGGAAAGTCTGGCGGACGTGATGCCCAAAACGCCTGGACAAACCCAACCGCTGCTGGATTCCATTCAAAAAAATCTTTCGCAATCCGCCGCGTATGAAGCAGTCGAATATTTCCCCAATGTTTATGTGGCGCGCGGCTTGCGCGATTCGATCTCCGCGTTGTTGCTAAAAATCGAACGCATGAAGCAACAAGCCGAGCAGGCCAGTCAGGCGCCGCAATCCGGCGCGTCCGGCGGCTTGTCGTTGGAAGACATCCCCCAAGAGCAATTGGCGATGATGACGCCTGAGCAGATTGCCCAACTCAAAGCCATGCAAGAGGCCGCGCAATCGGGGCGGACGGTTGAGGCGCCTACGTTTGAAATCAGCGAAAGCGAACAGGCGAGGCTCGATCAACTCAGCCGCTTGGCGGAGGCCCTGTCGGGCAATAAGGAAGCGCTGAGCCAAAAATTAACCCGCGCCAATGCGCTGTTATTTGAGAACGCCCGGTCTAGCCTCAAGCGAGTGGCGCAATGGGCGGCGGCCCCGGCGCCCACGCCGGAGACTCTGCCCGAAGAATTTCAAATGTTGTACGTCGGGCGGGACGGCTCGCTCCTGGTAATGGCGTTCCCCAAAGAAAACATCTGGGTCACTGAACAGATGGAAGCCTTCGTCGGCGCCATGCGCGAGATTGACCCCCTTGTGACCGGGACGCCGATTCAGGTGTATGAATCCAGCATCCTGATGCGCAATGCGTTTGCCCAGATCGGGCTGCTGTCGCTGGCGGCGGTGGCGGTGATGGTGTTTTTAGATTTTCTTTCGATCAAGGCCCTGTTTTTCGTCATGGGGCCGCTTTTGTTGGGCGTATTTTGGATGATGTGCGTCATGGGAGAGTTTGGGCTGCACCTGAATCTCGCCAATTTCTTCGCCATTCCGATTTTGATTGGCATTGGCGTCGATAACGCTGTGCATTTTTACCACCGCTTTGAAGAAACCCGCGACGTCGAGAAGACTATGTACACCACCGGGACGACTTTAACGCTGACGACGTTGACCACATGCGTTGGTTTTGGCAGCCTGATATTCGCCTCGCATAAAGGCCTCGCCAGTTTTGGCGCGTTGATGGCGCTGGGGACGGCGACCTGCTGGTTCTCGTGTGTGATTGTCTTGCCAGCGATGCTTAAATTATTCGGCATGGGCGGCGACCACCACCGCTATTCGATTGATTCGACCGGATAA
- the lptE gene encoding LPS assembly lipoprotein LptE codes for MKQPISLCLIAAFALILASCGAHSPRLLDEQYATMHISVVENQTFEVALEESFTRDLIKVFKRDGRLRLATKSNADLQMTATISKARIYPLAFSDLDRAVGYSLDVVLLVTVEDSSGDLLLNQRPFVGSGVQMITQDESAGGLQNVSEQIASDVLSFLLEGW; via the coding sequence ATGAAACAGCCTATCTCTCTCTGTTTGATCGCGGCGTTTGCGCTGATTCTGGCGTCGTGCGGCGCCCATTCGCCGCGCCTTCTTGACGAACAATACGCTACGATGCATATCAGCGTGGTCGAAAACCAGACCTTTGAAGTCGCGCTCGAAGAAAGCTTTACCCGCGACTTGATTAAAGTCTTCAAGCGCGATGGGCGTTTGCGTCTTGCGACGAAGTCCAACGCCGATCTGCAAATGACCGCGACCATCTCGAAAGCGCGCATTTACCCGCTCGCCTTCAGCGACCTCGACCGCGCAGTGGGGTATTCATTGGATGTCGTCCTGCTGGTCACGGTGGAAGATTCAAGCGGCGATCTATTGCTGAATCAGCGCCCGTTTGTTGGCTCTGGAGTACAAATGATTACCCAGGACGAAAGCGCGGGCGGGTTGCAAAACGTGTCCGAGCAAATTGCCTCAGATGTATTGAGTTTTCTGCTGGAAGGCTGGTAA
- the holA gene encoding DNA polymerase III subunit delta, whose protein sequence is MSASAPLVTVLAGGDSLQRQAEIKKIAKRAYNDDDYEIMRFDAAQKQTIRAVEELLSFSMLDPNRVVVLENADTVKRRVGAAAADDDDGPVGNDLAALLDFIKSPRGEAPLVLLVESEKDLSAVIKKALPPKTVVKLAKTSTNKIREAVLKRCKQAGVEINPDAVKFFLDQCGDDAAAAQRELEKLLLWAEDGQTITLDDCRRLIETEDEESVWELTAAAGQKKTRDALMRLHQLLEQGDHPIKIMAALSNHFRMLYSCRALMADGVDRNQWAKRLGKPPWMIDRAGRQAGQFSLDAMQNAVRLLQQADADGKGGKSNEFLVVERLVIDLCRLA, encoded by the coding sequence ATGTCTGCTTCGGCCCCTCTCGTAACGGTTTTGGCGGGCGGCGATTCGCTGCAACGCCAGGCCGAAATCAAAAAAATCGCCAAACGCGCCTACAACGACGACGACTACGAAATCATGCGCTTTGACGCCGCGCAAAAGCAAACCATCCGCGCGGTCGAAGAGCTGCTTTCCTTCTCGATGTTAGACCCGAACCGGGTCGTCGTGCTTGAAAATGCGGATACCGTAAAAAGGCGGGTCGGCGCCGCCGCCGCTGATGATGACGACGGGCCGGTCGGCAATGACTTGGCGGCCTTGCTCGATTTTATTAAATCGCCGCGCGGCGAAGCGCCGTTGGTGTTGCTCGTTGAATCTGAAAAAGATTTATCGGCGGTCATCAAAAAAGCGCTCCCCCCCAAGACGGTCGTCAAACTGGCCAAGACCAGCACAAACAAAATTCGCGAAGCCGTTCTCAAACGCTGCAAGCAAGCGGGCGTTGAAATCAACCCCGACGCCGTGAAATTCTTTCTCGACCAATGCGGCGATGACGCCGCCGCCGCCCAACGCGAACTTGAAAAATTGTTGTTATGGGCGGAAGACGGGCAAACCATCACCCTCGACGACTGTCGCCGCCTGATCGAGACCGAAGACGAAGAGAGCGTTTGGGAACTCACCGCCGCAGCGGGACAAAAGAAAACCCGCGACGCCTTGATGCGCCTTCATCAATTATTGGAGCAGGGAGACCACCCCATTAAAATTATGGCGGCGCTGTCCAACCACTTTCGAATGCTCTACTCATGCCGCGCCTTAATGGCGGACGGCGTCGACCGCAATCAGTGGGCCAAGCGTTTGGGCAAGCCGCCCTGGATGATTGACCGCGCGGGACGCCAGGCGGGGCAGTTTAGTTTAGACGCCATGCAAAACGCCGTGCGGCTGCTGCAACAGGCTGACGCTGATGGCAAGGGCGGTAAGTCGAATGAATTTCTGGTGGTTGAGCGTTTGGTGATTGACTTGTGTCGCCTTGCATAA